In Cystobacter fuscus DSM 2262, the following are encoded in one genomic region:
- a CDS encoding zf-TFIIB domain-containing protein: protein MTLVSRCPHCAHPLEPFVATSRTGAQAELARCAQCGGFWGAAGRLQDTFGEPARHQLVGGETQRSCVECRILMTPARLPSGATVEVCSACRGMFLDAGELAPLGVRETPPPAARPPPPPARVSPPPPPPRRARPAHTPGQPHSVADHRELPLVVVEEEPIEQPPPGTFLCVECGQARPLREGQALRDGLACRACMKARAER from the coding sequence ATGACGCTCGTGAGCCGCTGTCCCCACTGCGCCCATCCCCTCGAGCCCTTCGTCGCCACCTCGCGCACGGGCGCCCAGGCCGAGCTGGCCAGGTGTGCCCAATGCGGAGGCTTCTGGGGGGCGGCCGGCCGCCTCCAGGACACCTTCGGTGAGCCCGCGAGGCATCAGCTCGTCGGGGGAGAGACGCAGCGCTCGTGCGTGGAGTGCCGCATCCTCATGACTCCCGCCCGGCTCCCCTCGGGCGCCACCGTCGAGGTGTGCTCGGCGTGCCGTGGCATGTTCCTCGATGCCGGAGAGCTCGCCCCGCTCGGTGTCCGGGAGACGCCTCCGCCCGCGGCCCGTCCGCCTCCGCCCCCGGCACGTGTGTCTCCGCCTCCACCTCCGCCCCGGCGGGCCAGGCCCGCGCATACGCCCGGGCAGCCGCATTCCGTGGCGGACCACCGGGAGCTTCCCCTGGTCGTCGTGGAGGAGGAACCCATCGAGCAACCGCCCCCGGGCACCTTCCTCTGTGTCGAGTGCGGCCAGGCCCGGCCGCTGCGCGAGGGGCAGGCCCTCCGGGACGGGCTGGCCTGCCGTGCCTGCATGAAGGCGCGCGCGGAGCGCTGA
- a CDS encoding FAD-dependent oxidoreductase produces MSKALVCSCEDVTVEDIRHAVAKGFRDVESVKRFTGFGTGVCQGKSCLSAVAALLAREKAQKPEGIVPFTPRPPLYPTELSLLASFPVDESKPPVGGVPQELDTFPATLRPEGAVPTRARVVIVGGGVLGLALAYNLSLRGETDVVVLERGYLCAGASGRNGGGVRMQWGTAANIELAKRSIELMGRFARDLGINVWLRQGGYLFMAKTKPVAERLERNAALHNKHGVPTRMLTLDEARDVVPGLSLEGAQAVSYNPEDGVIFPWPFLWGYANACRKAGIKVETYTRVTGFELSDGLVRKVKTDRGDISCDTVVLASGAWSPEVARLAGVSLPNEPHRHEILSTEPLKPFLGPLVSVLDSGLYFSQSMRGEIVGGMGDPLEPAGLNMGSTLRFVSRFARALTEQLPNLGHVKVLRQWAGCYDVTPDNSPILGRTPGLENLLQLSGFVGHGFMMAPAVAERMAQWMTTGASDELFTRFNLRRFQEGKLEREDMIIG; encoded by the coding sequence GAGGACATCCGCCACGCGGTCGCCAAGGGCTTTCGCGACGTGGAATCGGTCAAGCGCTTCACGGGCTTCGGCACGGGCGTGTGCCAGGGCAAGAGCTGCCTGTCGGCGGTGGCGGCGCTGCTGGCCCGGGAGAAGGCACAGAAGCCCGAGGGCATCGTGCCCTTCACGCCCCGGCCGCCGCTCTACCCCACGGAGCTGTCGTTGCTGGCCTCGTTCCCGGTGGACGAGTCCAAGCCCCCGGTGGGTGGCGTGCCCCAGGAGCTGGACACCTTCCCCGCGACGTTGCGGCCCGAGGGCGCGGTCCCCACACGGGCCCGGGTGGTCATCGTCGGCGGAGGCGTGCTGGGGCTGGCGCTCGCGTACAACCTGTCGCTGCGCGGCGAGACGGACGTGGTGGTGCTCGAGCGCGGCTACCTGTGCGCGGGCGCGTCGGGGCGCAACGGCGGCGGCGTGCGCATGCAGTGGGGCACGGCGGCCAACATCGAGCTGGCCAAGCGCTCCATCGAGCTGATGGGCCGCTTCGCGCGCGACCTGGGCATCAACGTGTGGTTGCGCCAGGGCGGCTACCTCTTCATGGCGAAGACGAAGCCGGTGGCCGAGCGCCTGGAGCGCAACGCGGCGCTGCACAACAAGCACGGCGTGCCCACGCGCATGCTCACCCTGGACGAGGCGCGCGACGTGGTGCCCGGCCTGTCGCTCGAGGGCGCGCAGGCGGTCTCCTACAACCCCGAGGACGGCGTCATCTTCCCCTGGCCCTTCCTCTGGGGGTACGCCAACGCCTGCCGCAAGGCGGGCATCAAGGTGGAGACGTACACGCGCGTCACGGGCTTCGAGCTGTCGGACGGCCTGGTGCGCAAGGTGAAGACGGATCGGGGCGACATCTCGTGCGACACGGTGGTGCTGGCCTCGGGGGCGTGGAGCCCGGAGGTGGCCAGGCTCGCGGGGGTGTCGCTGCCCAACGAGCCCCACCGGCACGAAATCCTCAGCACCGAGCCCCTCAAGCCCTTCCTGGGGCCGCTGGTGTCGGTGTTGGACTCGGGGCTGTACTTCAGCCAGTCCATGCGCGGGGAGATCGTCGGAGGCATGGGCGATCCGCTGGAGCCCGCGGGGTTGAACATGGGCTCCACGCTGCGCTTCGTGTCGCGCTTCGCGCGGGCGCTCACCGAGCAGTTGCCGAACCTGGGCCACGTGAAGGTGCTGCGGCAGTGGGCGGGCTGCTACGACGTGACGCCGGACAACAGCCCCATCCTGGGCCGCACGCCGGGGCTGGAGAACCTGCTCCAGCTCTCGGGCTTCGTGGGGCACGGCTTCATGATGGCGCCCGCGGTGGCCGAGCGGATGGCCCAGTGGATGACCACGGGCGCGTCCGACGAACTCTTCACCCGCTTCAACCTGCGCCGCTTCCAGGAGGGCAAGCTGGAGCGCGAGGACATGATCATCGGCTGA